Genomic DNA from Babylonia areolata isolate BAREFJ2019XMU chromosome 9, ASM4173473v1, whole genome shotgun sequence:
TGACGGGTGTATagccacacactgttccaacattattGGCAGGTGTATAGCgacactgttccaacattactgacaggtgtatagccacacactgttccaacattactgacaggtgtatagccacacactgttccaacattactgacaggtgtatagagacactctgttccaacattactgacaggtgtatagAGACACTCTGTTCTAACACTATTGACAGGTGTATAGAGACAAATGGTTCCAACATTATTGACAGGTGTATAGCGAAACTCTATTCCAACATTATTGACGGGTGTATAGCGACACTCTATTCCAACATTATTGACGGGTGTATAGCGACACTCTATTCCAACATTATTGACGGGTGTATAGCGACACTCTGTTCCAACATTATTGACAGGTGTATAGAAACACTctgttccaacattactgacaggtgtatagcGACACACTGTTCTAACACTATTGACAGGTGTATAGAaacacactgttccaacattattGACAGGTGTATAGCGACACTCTGTTCCAACATTATTGACGGGTGTATAGCGACACTCTATTCCAACATTATTGACGGGTGTATAGCgacactgttccaacattactgacaggtgtatagcGACACTCTGTTCCAACATTGCTGACAGGTGTATAGAGACACTCTGTTCCAACATTATTGACAGGTGTATagccacacactgttccaacattactgacagATGTATAGCGACACTCTGTTCCAACATTATTGACAGGTGTATAGCGACACTCTGTTCCAACATTATTGACGGGTGTATAAGGACACTCTGTTCTAACACTATTGACAGGTGTATAGCGACACTCTATTCCAACATTATTGACAGGTGTATAGCGAAACTCTATTCCAACATTATTGACGGGTGTATAGCGACACTCTGTTCCAACATTATTGACAGGTGTATAGCGACACTCTGTTCCAACATTATTGACGGGTGTATAGCGACACTCTGTTCCAACATTATTGACAGGTGTATAAGgacactgttccaacattattgacaggtgtataaggacactgttccaacattattgacaggtgtataaggacactgttccaacattattGGCAGGCGTATAACGACACTCTAttccaacattactgacaggtATATAGCGACTGTATTCCAACATTATTGACAGGTGTATAAGgacactgttccaacattattGGCAGGCGTATAACgacactgttccaacattactgacaAGTGTATAAGGACACTCTGTTCCAACATTATTGGCAGGCATATAACGACACTCTATTCCATCTGTGATATGTATAAATAACCGTGTTTCAACTTTATATAGGTAACACATGCAATACCACAATGATACCGTTCATCAGCATTTCACAAATCCACCACATGTATCGTACGTGCACTGTGACTACATTGTGCATGTATTGCGTATGTCTCGTGTATACTCTGTGTATGCTTTATGTATGCAATGTGCATGCTTTATGTATGCAATGTGTATGCTTTATGTACGCGATGTGCATTCTTTTTGTACGCAATGTGTATACACTGTGACAGCCCTGTGTATGCTTTGTGTATCCATTGTGTATGTTTCATGTATCTATTGTGTATGCTTTGTGTATCCATTGTGTATGCCGTGTGTATCCATTGTGTATGCCTTGTGCATGCAATGTGTATGCAATTTGTATGCcttatgtgtgcagtgtgaatgTGCAGTATGCTGTACATACTGCGCTGACTGCACTAGCCAATCATATGGCAGTGTTGCAGATGACCTGTGACCCCTCCAGTGTCAGCCAATCATATGGCAGAGTTGCAGGTGACCAATGACCCCTCCAGTGTCAGCCAATCATATGGCAGAGTTGCAGGTGACCTGTGACCACTGTAGTGTCAGCCAATCATATGGCAGTGTTACAGGTGACCTGTGACCCTCCAGTGTCAGCCAATCATATGGCAGTGTTGCAAGAGACCTGTGACCCCTTCAGTGTCAGCCAATCATATGGCAGTGTTGCAAGTGACCTGTGACCCTCCAGTGTCAGCCAATCACATGGCAGTGTTGCAAGTGACCTGTGACCCCTCCAGTGTCAGCCAATCATATGGCAGTGTTGCAGGTGACCTGTGACCACTGTAGTGTCAGCCAATCATATGGCAGTGTTGCAAGTGACCTGTGACCCTCCAGTGTCAGCCAATCATATGGCAGTGTTGCAATGACCTGTGACCCCTCCAGTGTCAGCCAATAATATGGCAGAGTTGCAGGTGACCTGTGACCACTGTAGTGTCAGCCAATCATATGGCAGTGTTGCAAGTGACCTGTGACCCCTCCAGTGTCAGCCAATCATATGGCAGAGTTGCAGGTGACCTGTGACCCCTCCAGTGTCAGCCAATCATATGGCAGTGTTGCAAGTGACCTGTGACCCCTCCAGTGTCAGCCAATCATATGGCAGTGTTGCAAGTGACCTGTGACCCCTCCAGTGTCAGCCAGACCTCATCACTCCAGGGCCCGGGCAGCATGACTTCCTCTGCCTGTCGCACCATCTTCTCCAGGGCTCGAACCCGCACCCGCACACTTACCGGCTCCGCTTCCTGTGCGCGTGAAAAGCGTCCCATGATGATCTTCTCTGAGGTGAAGTAGACACGCAGAATGGGCAGACGACTCTGAGTGAGGGCTGTCCAGCCCTGACCTCCGTCCACCTGGATGTCATACAGCAGGAGAGTGAAGAGGTGTGCATTGGCCGGGGGTGTCCacctgatgtctgtctgtgtgggggtgtgacTGCCAAAGCAGAAGGCTGTCTGGCTGAGCCTCACTTTCTGGGGGGCTTCTCTTTCCACCTTCAGGTCCAGGGGGTGCTCTCCACTTCTCCCTTCCAGAATGCTGCAAAAAGCGTCCAGTACATACTTTGTTCATTATACAAATACCTCAATTACCGCTTAAAAAGAAACCCCTTTATAAGATAATCAGGTATGAAAGTATGCAGCATTCTTTCTGTGGTTTCACAGACATTTGAGTGGACGATATGATGAATAATATGATTTCCTGCATTTCAATCGAAGTCACAATCAGATAATAGCCTATGTCACAAAAACATGTCATCTTGCTTAAGTCACTTTTCACATTATGTCATTGACACTCTTGGATGCTCTCACTGGAGAGAAAAGTGAAAGCACAAGCAATGAAAAGGATGTAAACATGTGAAGAAATAAACTTCCCAGTCTCACAGCACACAGGGACCCATCAGTGTCAGGTCACCATAATGCCTcatgccagaggagaccctgcactgctgcagggTGACTGTGGCAGTGTTCGcctgtgtctgttctgattcaacatgtaTGGACGCTACCCACTATATCACCTGCTGACAATAACTTCCACACTGATGAGTATTACCACCCCTAAAATGAAGACCACGACCACATCCCTCAAACTTACCACAATCATAAACATTGACCAcgaccacatccctcaaacattctattttttaagaaaaaagaagagaaaaaaagaaaagaaagagagaatacatggagagaaaaagaagagaaagagagaatacatagagagaaaaagaagagaaagagagaatacatggagagaaaaagaagagaaagagagaatacatggagagaaaaagaagagacaggaaAGCCAGCCCCTCACTTTTTGCGCAGACTGGAGCGAGCATTGATGGAGGGGAAGGTGGACGTGGAACCCTTCATGGCGTCCAGCGAGGGCATGCGGGAGCGAGGCAAGGTTCGAACCTGATGCCACTCTACCTGTCCCACCAGCCCCGTATCGTCTGACCCgctgtccaccccctccctcccaccccggaCTTCCCCGGCATCCTGCACCAGCCGTGACTGCAGGCTGTCGGCCTCCACTTGCAGCCGTGTCCA
This window encodes:
- the LOC143285569 gene encoding uncharacterized protein LOC143285569 isoform X3, yielding MDELEEGTWAADPNQESLEESESVRRIKEEWTRLQVEADSLQSRLVQDAGEVRGGREGVDSGSDDTGLVGQVEWHQVRTLPRSRMPSLDAMKGSTSTFPSINARSSLRKNILEGRSGEHPLDLKVEREAPQKVRLSQTAFCFGSHTPTQTDIRWTPPANAHLFTLLLYDIQVDGGQGWTALTQSRLPILRVYFTSEKIIMGRFSRAQEAEPMMFIRMQQQKKEKKGCCVNHVSSTVASPTAFIEDLVSVGCLPLLLQY
- the LOC143285569 gene encoding uncharacterized protein LOC143285569 isoform X1 encodes the protein MAWGKKESWFKVDTVGDDHSRMDELEEGTWAADPNQESLEESESVRRIKEEWTRLQVEADSLQSRLVQDAGEVRGGREGVDSGSDDTGLVGQVEWHQVRTLPRSRMPSLDAMKGSTSTFPSINARSSLRKNILEGRSGEHPLDLKVEREAPQKVRLSQTAFCFGSHTPTQTDIRWTPPANAHLFTLLLYDIQVDGGQGWTALTQSRLPILRVYFTSEKIIMGRFSRAQEAEPMMFIRMQQQKKEKKGCCVNHVSSTVASPTAFIEDLVSVGCLPLLLQY
- the LOC143285569 gene encoding uncharacterized protein LOC143285569 isoform X2 → MAWGKKESWFKVDTVGDDHSRMDELEEGTWAADPNQESLEESESVRRIKEEWTRLQVEADSLQSRLVQDAGEVRGGREGVDSGSDDTGLVGQVEWHQVRTLPRSRMPSLDAMKGSTSTFPSINARSSLRKNILEGRSGEHPLDLKVEREAPQKVRLSQTAFCFGSHTPTQTDIRWTPPANAHLFTLLLYDIQVDGGQGWTALTQSRLPILRVYFTSEKIIMGRFSRAQEAEPVSVRVRVRALEKMVRQAEEVMLPGPWSDEVWLTLEGSQVTCNTAI